The sequence GTCAGTGTGTGTAAAACAGTACAAGTTTATTCTGCTTAAGACATTGCTCCTGACGTAGTATGAAAACATAAGGCATTTTTTATACTACAATTTCTAAGTATACATAAATGCAACGTAGTGCTCTTTAGTGCATCTCCAGTCTGCCATCCGCTAAACTCACGGTTGTGTGTCTATTTACAAAATAAAAACTCTACTGTAGGCAGACAGTGTTTAAGCCCAACCAGCATCAGGTGTTTTGTTGACAAACAACAAAATATACATTTTGGTGAAAAATGCATTATTATTCCAGTAAATTAATTCGTGTTCACTGTTGTGATGATAAAGGTTAATCTTCTAAATGTGGCTATCCATAACATCACAATGTTTGAGTTGCTAGAAAAACTTAAACTCGGCGGTGTGGTGTTTACTCCTAACGTCGATCATTTAATGAAACTGCAGAAGAATCAAGATTTTTACAATGTCTATCAGAATGCAGACTACAGAGTTTGCGATAGCAAAGTCTTGATGTATGTAGCTAATTTTTTGGGGACACCAATACAAGAGAAGATATCTGGATCAGATTTTTTTCCCGCATTTTACACGTACTACAAGTATGATAAAGACATCAAAATTTTCTTACTGGGATCGGAAACACCAGTAGTAAAAATGGCACAGCAGCAAATTAATTCTCGGGTAGGGCGGAGAATTATAGTGGCGGCTCACTCACCCTCCTTTGGGTTTGAGAAAAACGAACAAGAGTGCCAAGAAATTGTCGAAATGATTAACGAATCAGGGGCTACTGTTTTAGCAATTGGGGTAGGTGCTCCCAAACAAGAGCTGTGGATTGCTAAGTATAGAAACCAATTAAATAACGTCAAAATATTCTTGGCTGTTGGTGCAACAATTAACTTTGAAGCTGGGGTAATTAAGAGATCGCCAAGATGGATCAGTGAAATTGGGTTTGAATGGATCTATAGGCTTTTAAGCGAACCTAAGCGTCTTTGGAAGCGTTATCTATTTGATGCTTTTCCCTTTTGTTGGTTAATCATAAAACAAAAACTACAGCTTTACAAGAATCCTTGGCCAACAGATAATCAAACTAAAGTCAATAACATCCAGACTTTAGTAAAAAACGGAGAAAAGAGTTAAAAATGGCTCACTATTACATTAGAGATTCCCAAATCTTTAACTACGAGCTATTATTCCTAAACTCACATTTTGTGAGTGAAGAAGTGAAACAGGAGAAATCTTGAGTAAGCATCACCACAAATAAATAGTAAAGTTCTCAAGTGAGCGCTTTAGCCATACCAGAAATTATTAATTCATCAGATGCTCTATTCCTGATTTCATAAGTGGTTCTCATGACTTATTCATTTACGAATCAGCAAATACTATGCAGACTAAAGGTTATCCCCAAGAGCAAGGTTATCCCGAAGAGATAGATGTACAAAAATATTGGTTAGTATTGAAACGCCGCTGGGTAGTTGTCTCAGGAGTTTTCGTAGCTTCCGTAGCAACAGCAGGAATAGCAGCTTCAACGCAAAAACCTGCGTATCAAGCAACAGGACAGATTCTTGTACAGTCAAATAAGACATCTTCACTAACTGGTGTTGGTGAAAAAATTGGGACTTTGGAATCATTGAAACGGGAAGGTAATCCCCTCGATACCCAAGCTGTTGTCGTCCAATCCTTACCAATTGTTCAAGAAGTAATTAATAATTTACGGATCAAAGGTAAAGATGGTAAACCTCTAGACCCTAATTTACTCACCATCAAAGTTGAGCCAATTGTCGGTACAGACGTTCTCAAGGTTTCCCATACCTCTACCCAGCCGGAATTAGCCGCGGCCGTAGTCAATCAATTGATGCGCGCTTACATTTCCAAGAATATTTTGAATAACCGTGCTGAAGCCATAGCTGCGGGAGAATTTATCGCCAAAGAATTACCCAGAGCTAAATTAGAACTAGACCGCAACGCTGAGGCGCTACGTCGTTTTAAATCTCAAAATCAAATTATTGATTTAGAAGAAGAAGCAACCGCCGCAGTTAAAACCATAACCGATCTCAACGATCAAATCACCACAGCCAGAGGTGACTTAGCAGAGGTAACTGCTCAAGAATTAGCCACCCGTCAGCAAGTCAATCTGGATGACTCTCAAGCTGTAGAGGTGACTTCCCTCAGCCAAATACCTGGCGTACAAGAAGCACTCAAAGAACTACAAACGGTACAAACTAAATTAGCTACCCAGCAAGGACTTTACACACCAGAACATCCATCTATAGAGTCTTTAAGAAATCAAGAAGCAGCCTTAAAAGCTCTATTGCAACAGCGGACTACTGAAGCTGTAGGATCTAGAGTTCAAGTTTCCCCTGGGAACTTGCAGATTGGGGAACTGCGACAAAAGTTAGCCACAGAATATCTGGAATTGCAAGCTAAACGCTTGGGTGTCCAAAGAAAAATAGACGCCTTATCAATTCAACAAAAAGCTTACCAACAAAGAGCCGACATCTTGCCGTTTTTAGATAAGCGACAAGGAGAACTAGAACGCAGCTTAACAGTTTCCCAAAAGAACTACGAAAACCTCGTCACCAGACAACAAGAAATCCGCGTTGCTGAACAACAAACTGTCGGAAATGCTCGCGTCATTCAACCGGCTTTAGTCCCGAAAAAACCAGCAGCGGCTACACAATTGCTGTTTTTAGCTGGAGGTGGGCTGGTGGGAGCGCTACTAGCTGTAGCAGCGGCCTTCTTCGTAGACCTCATCGACAGAAGATTGAAGACAGTCAAAGAAGCAGAAGCCTTATTTGGCTATACACTCTTGGGGCTAATTCCTAAGTTTGAAACCAATAACCTTTTGGAAGCATCAACATCTGACAGAATCTCACCACGAGTAATTGTGGCAAAACTACCACGCTCGGTGGTTCATGAGGCTTATCAAATGCTCCAAGCTAACTTGAAATTTATTAGCTTA is a genomic window of Fortiea contorta PCC 7126 containing:
- a CDS encoding WecB/TagA/CpsF family glycosyltransferase — translated: MIKVNLLNVAIHNITMFELLEKLKLGGVVFTPNVDHLMKLQKNQDFYNVYQNADYRVCDSKVLMYVANFLGTPIQEKISGSDFFPAFYTYYKYDKDIKIFLLGSETPVVKMAQQQINSRVGRRIIVAAHSPSFGFEKNEQECQEIVEMINESGATVLAIGVGAPKQELWIAKYRNQLNNVKIFLAVGATINFEAGVIKRSPRWISEIGFEWIYRLLSEPKRLWKRYLFDAFPFCWLIIKQKLQLYKNPWPTDNQTKVNNIQTLVKNGEKS
- a CDS encoding GumC family protein, which gives rise to MQTKGYPQEQGYPEEIDVQKYWLVLKRRWVVVSGVFVASVATAGIAASTQKPAYQATGQILVQSNKTSSLTGVGEKIGTLESLKREGNPLDTQAVVVQSLPIVQEVINNLRIKGKDGKPLDPNLLTIKVEPIVGTDVLKVSHTSTQPELAAAVVNQLMRAYISKNILNNRAEAIAAGEFIAKELPRAKLELDRNAEALRRFKSQNQIIDLEEEATAAVKTITDLNDQITTARGDLAEVTAQELATRQQVNLDDSQAVEVTSLSQIPGVQEALKELQTVQTKLATQQGLYTPEHPSIESLRNQEAALKALLQQRTTEAVGSRVQVSPGNLQIGELRQKLATEYLELQAKRLGVQRKIDALSIQQKAYQQRADILPFLDKRQGELERSLTVSQKNYENLVTRQQEIRVAEQQTVGNARVIQPALVPKKPAAATQLLFLAGGGLVGALLAVAAAFFVDLIDRRLKTVKEAEALFGYTLLGLIPKFETNNLLEASTSDRISPRVIVAKLPRSVVHEAYQMLQANLKFISLDRKARTIVVTSSVSGEGKSEVSANLATVMAQAGRRVLLVDADMRQPSQHHLWGLINSIGFSNLIAGENEFSEAVQSVTDNLFVLTAGVMPPNPLALIDSERMIALMEMFAQKYDYVVFDTPSLVGAAEAAVLGKMAGGVLVVVRPGHVDSASAVAAKSLLRRSEANILGIVANGVNVKHEPDNYFYYSNSRSEVKAEPVGKQRATVFSK